The sequence GTTCCTTTTCTATCCTTCGCTTTGACAATGGGTCCGCCAAATCCTCTTGGGCCACGAGCACGCTCCATCGTATTTGCAGTAGGTTGCGTAGAAGCTTTATTCATCACACATGCGCCTCCTTCCCGCTTTGTGTCGCGTAAATTCCACGATACACGCTACTTTTCGCAAGTAATTCTTCATGTGTACCACTTGCTTCAAGCATACCGTCATCGATGACTAGAATTTGATCAGCATCGATGATTGAGGAGATCTTCGAGGATATGATGAACACCGTCGTAGCCAAGTGATCTCGCTGTAATGCTTGCTGAACAGCAGCCTCCGATAATGCGTCAATGGCTGAAGTGGAATCATCTAATATTAAAATCTTCGGTTCACGGATAAAAGCCCGAGTCATTGATAGACGTTGTTTTTGCCCACCAGATAAGTTCGTTGCTCCCTGTGTAAGCTCATGTGCAAACTTGCCATCCAATTTCTCAATAAATTCACTTGCAGCTGCAGACTGAGCTGCACCCTCCATCTCTACAATCGTTGCATCCTCTTTCCCAAAATATAAATTCTCCTCAATGGTTCCCGAAAACAACGTAGCTTTTTGCGGCACAAAACCAATCGCTTCCCTCAATATTCCGAGAGGATATTCCTTAATATTGACTCCATCGATGAAAATAGCCCCTGAATCCGGGTCATAGAGACGTGGAATGAGTTTGACGAGTGTCGATTTACCACTGCCAGTAGAACCTAAGATTCCAATCGTCTCCCCTGCTTTCGCCAGGAATGAAATATTTTTCAGCACATGCTCTCCATTTTTACTGTAACTAAAATTCACGTGTCTAAACTCTACTTGCCCTTTCATTTCTGGAAGCGAAGCAGGTATATCCGGTTCACAAATATCGATATTCGTATCGAGAACTTGCACAATCCGATTAGCTGAAGTAAAAGACCGGGCAATCTGCATTAATACATGACTACTCGTCATTAAGCCATTCATAATAATCGTTAAGTAATTAATAAAAGCTAAAATGACGCCAACTTGCAGTGTGCCTTCATTAACCTTGATGGCGCCCATCCACATACCAATCACGATGCCTACATTCACGACAAATAGCATGATTGGCATGAGGGTAAGAATCACTTGCTCCGCAGACATATTGCGCTTTGTTAATGTATGATTCACCTGTTGGAACATTTCTTTTTCATAATCCTGTCGATTAAATGCTTTGATGACGCGAATCCCCGCAAATGTTTCCTGCAATTTGGTATTCACCTGATCCATTGCCTGTTGTACTTTGACGAATAGCTTTCCCGAAGTAACAGAAAAAAAGTAAATCAGCATCATGAGTATCGGAATCGCCACCAGCAATACCGGGAATAATTCACGGGCCGTAAACCAAACAATAACAACGGCTCCTATAAATAATAGCGGTCCACGTACAAAAATGCGCAATGTCATCATAAGCGCCTGCTGAACAGACGTCACATCATTTGTTACAATAGTAATTAATTTTCCTGTTCCGAATGAATCTGTATTTTTACTAGAAAACCGCTCTGTCTTTTTGAATACATCGCGGCGTATGTCCGCTGCAAAATTGACAGCTGCTTTTGTGCTATATACCGTACAGCCAACTCCTCCAATTAAACCAATCACAGCAGTCAGTAGCATTAACAATCCAAGCTTAATGACGTAAGCATTATTATTGTTCGCAATTCCCACGTCAATCATCTGTTGCATAATCGTTGGCTGCAACAGGTCCATCGCAACTTCAATACACATTAAAAGTGGAGCTAAAATGGCAAATCGTGTATAAGGCTTTACATATCGAATTAATTTCTTTAGGGATTTCATACCACTCCCTCCCCTATCAGTTTTCTTTCTGTAAACGTGCTGTTATTTCCTCCAAAAAAGCAATCAGCTTTGCTGTTTTCTCTGGATTCTGTCGCACTTGTTTCATCGATTTTCGCAATTCAGCTTCCCACAGTTCCATCGTAGCTTTTAACTGAACCGCCTCGTCTGAATTGCGCCAAACCCATCTCGCTTTCCATTCAGTCCAGAAATCCCCTTCTCTTTTGCTCGCGAAATCCTCTAAGCGCTCTATCCCTTTTGCTTGAAGTACATACGTCTTTTTGTCTGAAACCGGATCCAGATCAATCAGCTCTTGTTCCAGTAATTCTTGAAGTGCCGGATAAACCGTGCCCGCACTTGCAGCATAAAGTCCACCTGAACGATGTTCTAATTCCTTCATTATTTGATAGCCATGCATCGATTCTTCCCTCAGTAAATGCAAAATTGCCAATTGGACAAACCCTCTCCGCCTTTTCATCGCAACCACTCCTTCAAATTATATCGTTAATTTTAATCGATATATCGATTAATTACAATAGATATATCGAAACACATCTGATGATTAACCATTTACTTGCATAAAGCACGGGAGTATACCACAATTAAAATAAGCTAACCTATCAAATTGATAGGTTAGCTTATTTTTAAAATGATGAAAGTGAAACAAAAATTGTCATGCTCCTTCTGAAAAAATGATTAAACCTCAAATTTTTCAAATGACCTCTCCAAAGAATCCGCCCTCGATGACAGTTCTTCCGATGATGCCAGCAGCTCCTGCATCGATGCATTTTGTTCCTCCGTAGCTGCAGCTATTTGTTCAATTCGTTCCGCTGAACGCTCAGATACTTTAATAATATCTTCTGCAGTTGTAATCATCTCATCCATATTTTCATGAATTAATTCAATTGTTTCACCAACATGGCTATTATGATTACTTAAAGTGTGAATTGAAGTTAAAATTTCAGCAAAGACATTGCCTACTTCCTTCACTTTTTGAACACCTTGTTCAACCGAGTTTGTGCTAATTTCCATTTCGTGAACCGTTTCCTTTGTTTCCTCAATAGAAGCACTTAATAGATTTTGAATATTTTTCGTTGCATTCGCAGTTTGTTCAGCTAATTTCCTTACTTCATCAGCTACTACTGCAAAGCCTTTTCCATGTTCACCAGCACGTGCTGCCTCAATTGTCGCATTCAGTGCTAATAAATTTGTTTGATTAGAAATAGAATTAATCAATCCAACAATCGAACTGATTTCTGTTGATCTTTGATTGAGAGAGTGAATAATTATGGCCACTTTTTCTACACTTGTTTGAATATACTCAATTTGACTGATGGAATCTGTTACATACCCCGCACCTTTTTCGATCTGATCACGAGTATCAGCAGTCAATTCCAACGTCTCTTGTATTTGAATAATTGCTTCCGATAACCTTGAGCTCATTGTGAGTACTGTTTGGTTTGACGTTTGTGAACTACGAACCTGTTCATCAAAACCAGTCGCCACTTCAACGATTGCCATCGTCATTTGATTATTTACTTCTGTTGAAACTTCCGCATTTCCCTTTAACTCTTGCGACATTTTTGTCACAACTTCTGTTGTCGTCAACAATTGTGAAATCGATTGTTGTAGCTGATCCGCCATCTCATTCATTGCAGAGCCAATCTCAGCAATTTCATCTTTTCCATCAGTATTCAAGCGGTTGTCTACAAGTTTTCCATTCGCTAATTGCTTACAAAAATCCACTGCCAGTCTAAATCGATTCGTAATCATCCGGCTAACTAATAAAAGTGCAATCGTTGAACTTATTAGTACAACTAAGACAGTGACCCAAATTAATAGGATAGCATTAGTAGATTTTGTTGCCATTTCCTCGGTTAATAACTGCCTATCCGCTAAGGTAATTTCCTTTAATTCGTTCAGACGTTCAATCGAATAATTACGATAAGTTGTCGCCGTTTTATGCAATTCAGCTTGTACAAATGCATCAACCCGTACATCATCTTGTTTAAACTTAGCAATTGTATTTAAAATATCCGCTTTGAAAAAAGCATCCATTTGTTCACTATAAAAGATAATCTTATCATAAATCTCTTTTCCTTCATCAGTCGTGAGATGTGCTAGTACTTTTTCCCCTGTTTGATTAAACAGTTGAATTTGTTCATCATAATCTGTAGAGGTTGTTTTTGTATCGCGTTCCGTCAAAACATCAGTAAGAATAATATATTTTTGCTTAAAGATCGAGGACATCTCCATAATCTCAATCGAGACATCGTTCTTCTCTTCTACCATCTTTGAAAAACCCATTAAACTTTTCACCGAATAACCGGTAAATAATGATGAAAACAGAAATAGAACCATCACAAAAGAAAATACAATTCCATACTTTTGTCCGATTTTAAATCGAGCATAAACTTGACTAAGCTTCACTTTTTTTAACCCTATCTTGTTCAATTCTGGCTTTTTCAACTTCATCTTTTTAATCTTATTTATATTAAATTTCCTCAAAAAATTCCTCTCCTCTAAAGCACTATCCCTATGTGCTGATGTTATCTTCATGCACAATTACACATATAAAAAAGTAACCACCTAGTTCTCATTGAAAAGAATCCAGGTAGTTACTCACTGTTTATTGTCTAGTCTACCGATTAGAATTCCTTGAAGACATTTAAAGAATCTAATGCATTGCCCTTAAAATCAAATAGTCCTTGATTTGCCCATGAGTTGCCAATCGGTGCGACATCATTTCCATACTTCATACCTTCAAGACTTGCCCAACTCGTACCGTTTACTGGTATCCATGCAGGTTCCCAATAGACAATACCAATGCCGTTATTACCTGCAGTTTGTTGAACAGTTTTCATAAGATCCCGTAAGAAACTTTTTTGT comes from Sporosarcina sp. FSL K6-3457 and encodes:
- a CDS encoding ABC transporter ATP-binding protein, whose translation is MKSLKKLIRYVKPYTRFAILAPLLMCIEVAMDLLQPTIMQQMIDVGIANNNNAYVIKLGLLMLLTAVIGLIGGVGCTVYSTKAAVNFAADIRRDVFKKTERFSSKNTDSFGTGKLITIVTNDVTSVQQALMMTLRIFVRGPLLFIGAVVIVWFTARELFPVLLVAIPILMMLIYFFSVTSGKLFVKVQQAMDQVNTKLQETFAGIRVIKAFNRQDYEKEMFQQVNHTLTKRNMSAEQVILTLMPIMLFVVNVGIVIGMWMGAIKVNEGTLQVGVILAFINYLTIIMNGLMTSSHVLMQIARSFTSANRIVQVLDTNIDICEPDIPASLPEMKGQVEFRHVNFSYSKNGEHVLKNISFLAKAGETIGILGSTGSGKSTLVKLIPRLYDPDSGAIFIDGVNIKEYPLGILREAIGFVPQKATLFSGTIEENLYFGKEDATIVEMEGAAQSAAASEFIEKLDGKFAHELTQGATNLSGGQKQRLSMTRAFIREPKILILDDSTSAIDALSEAAVQQALQRDHLATTVFIISSKISSIIDADQILVIDDGMLEASGTHEELLAKSSVYRGIYATQSGKEAHV
- a CDS encoding PadR family transcriptional regulator, translating into MKRRRGFVQLAILHLLREESMHGYQIMKELEHRSGGLYAASAGTVYPALQELLEQELIDLDPVSDKKTYVLQAKGIERLEDFASKREGDFWTEWKARWVWRNSDEAVQLKATMELWEAELRKSMKQVRQNPEKTAKLIAFLEEITARLQKEN
- a CDS encoding methyl-accepting chemotaxis protein gives rise to the protein MRKFNINKIKKMKLKKPELNKIGLKKVKLSQVYARFKIGQKYGIVFSFVMVLFLFSSLFTGYSVKSLMGFSKMVEEKNDVSIEIMEMSSIFKQKYIILTDVLTERDTKTTSTDYDEQIQLFNQTGEKVLAHLTTDEGKEIYDKIIFYSEQMDAFFKADILNTIAKFKQDDVRVDAFVQAELHKTATTYRNYSIERLNELKEITLADRQLLTEEMATKSTNAILLIWVTVLVVLISSTIALLLVSRMITNRFRLAVDFCKQLANGKLVDNRLNTDGKDEIAEIGSAMNEMADQLQQSISQLLTTTEVVTKMSQELKGNAEVSTEVNNQMTMAIVEVATGFDEQVRSSQTSNQTVLTMSSRLSEAIIQIQETLELTADTRDQIEKGAGYVTDSISQIEYIQTSVEKVAIIIHSLNQRSTEISSIVGLINSISNQTNLLALNATIEAARAGEHGKGFAVVADEVRKLAEQTANATKNIQNLLSASIEETKETVHEMEISTNSVEQGVQKVKEVGNVFAEILTSIHTLSNHNSHVGETIELIHENMDEMITTAEDIIKVSERSAERIEQIAAATEEQNASMQELLASSEELSSRADSLERSFEKFEV